From one Lemur catta isolate mLemCat1 chromosome 5, mLemCat1.pri, whole genome shotgun sequence genomic stretch:
- the LOC123637890 gene encoding protocadherin beta-12: MENGGTGTLWVRQVLLLFVLPAMSQVGSEPGRFLVAEEMHSGSFVGNLAKDLGLEVGELSARGARVVSNDNKQCLQLDTNTGDLLLSEMLDREELCGSAEPCVLYFQVLMKNPMQFLQIELEVSDINDHSPEFLEKEMLLEIPENSPAGTVFLLESAKDLDVGVNAVKSYTISPNSHFHIKMRVNPDNRKYPELVLDKALDYEEQPELSFILTAVDGGSPPRSGTALVRVVVVDTNDNTPEFEQTFYEVNIPENSVLGSLVVTVSAWDLDSGINGEISYTFSHASEDIRKTFEINQNSGEVSLKASLDFEAIDSYSVIIQATDGGGLFGKSTVRIQVMDVNDNAPEIAVSSITSPIPENWPETVVMVFSIRDKDSGENGRMVCFIPEDLPFLLKSSVENYYTLETESPLDRESRAEYNLTITVTDLGTPRLKTEHSITVLVADVNDNAPAFTQTSYTLLVQENNSPALHIGSVSATDRDSGTNAQVTYSLLPPQDPHLPLASLVSINADNGHLFALRSLDYEALQAFEFRVGATDRGSPALSSEALVRVVVVDDNDNSPFVLYPLQNGSAPCTELVPRAAEAGYLVTKVVAVDGDSGQNAWLSFQLLKATEPGLFGVWAHNGEVRTARPLSERDAAKHRLVVLVKDNGEPPLSATVTLHVLLVDGFSQPYLPLPEAAPDQAQADSLTVYLVIALASVSSLFLFSVLLFVVVRLCRRNRAASGGRCSGHFPGHLVDVSGTGTLSQSYQYEICLTGGSRTNEFKFLKPIIPKLPPQCPGKETEENPTFPSSFEFNIQ; this comes from the coding sequence ATGGAGAACGGAGGGACAGGCACTCTGTGGGTAAGGCAAGTCCTGCTTCTCTTTGTTTTGCCGGCAATGTCTCAGGTGGGCTCCGAGCCTGGGCGCTTTTTGGTGGCTGAGGAAATGCACAGCGGAAGCTTTGTAGGCAATTTGGCAAAGGACCTGGGACTGGAGGTGGGTGAGCTGTCTGCGCGGGGAGCTCGGGTGGTCTCTAATGATAACAAACAGTGTTTGCAGCTGGACACGAACACCGGGGATTTGCTGTTAAGCGAAATGCTAGACAGGGAGGAGCTCTGCGGCTCCGCCGAGCCTTGTGTGCTGTATTTCCAGGTGCTAATGAAAAATCCCATGCAGTTTTTACAGATTGAACTTGAGGTCAGTGATATAAATGACCACTCTCCTGAATTCTTGGAAAAAGAAATGCTCTTAGAAATCCCAGAGAATAGTCCTGCTGGTACTGTCTTCTTGCTAGAAAGTGCAAAGGATTTAGATGTAGGAGTCAATGCTGTAAAAAGCTATACAATAAGCCCCAATTCTCATTTCCACATTAAAATGAGAGTCAATCCAGACAATAGGAAATACCCAGAGTTAGTTCTGGACAAGGCTCTGGATTATGAAGAGCAGCCCGAGCTCAGTTTCATCCTCACTGCCGTGGACGGTGGGTCCCCTCCCAGGTCTGGGACTGCCTTGGTTCGGGTGGTGGTCGTGGACACTAATGACAACACCCCCGAGTTTGAGCAGACATTTTATGAGGTGAATATTCCAGAAAACAGTGTCCTTGGCTCACTAGTTGTCACCGTCTCAGCTTGGGATTTAGACTCCGGAATAAACGGGGAAATATCATATACCTTTTCTCATGCCTCAGAAGATATTCGCAAGACATTTGAAATTAATCAAAACTCAGGAGAAGTTAGTTTAaaagcatccttggattttgaaGCAATTGATTCATACTCAGTAATCATTCAAGCCACGGATGGGGGAGGACTTTTTGGAAAATCAACAGTCAGAATTCAGGTGATGGATGTGAATGACAATGCTCCTGAAATAGCCGTGTCATCAATTACCAGTCCAATCCCAGAAAATTGGCCTGAAACTGTGGTTATGGTTTTTAGTATCCGAGACAAAGACTCTGGGGAAAATGGAAGGATGGTTTGTTTTATCCCGGAAGACCTCCCATTCCTGCTAAAATCTTCAGTAGAGAATTACTACACGTTGGAAACGGAGAGCCCACTAGACAGAGAAAGCCGAGCTGAGTACAACCTCACCATCACCGTCACTGACTTGGGGACACCTAGGCTGAAAACAGAGCACAGCATAACTGTGCTAGTAGCAGACGTCAATGACAACGCCCCTGCCTTCACCCAAACCTCCTACACCCTTTTGGTCCAAGAGAACAACAGCCCCGCCCTGCACATAGGCAGCGTCAGCGCCACAGACAGAGACTCAGGCACCAACGCCCAGGTCACCTACTCACTGCTGCCGCCCCAGGACCCACACCTGCCCCTCGCCTCCCTGGTCTCCATCAACGCGGACAACGGGCACCTGTTCGCCCTCAGGTCGCTGGACTACGAGGCCCTGCAGGCGTTCGAGTTCCGCGTGGGCGCCACAGACCGAGGCTCCCCTGCGCTGAGCAGCGAGGCGCTGGTGCGCGTGGTGGTGGTGGACGACAACGACAACTCGCCCTTCGTGCTGTACCCGCTGCAGAACGGCTCTGCGCCCTGCACCGAGCTGGTGCCCAGGGCGGCAGAGGCCGGCTACCTGGTGACCAAGGTGGTGGCGGTGGACGGAGACTCGGGCCAGAACGCCTGGCTGTCGTTCCAGCTGCTCAAGGCCACGGAGCCCGGGCTGTTCGGCGTGTGGGCGCACAATGGCGAGGTGCGCACCGCCAGGCCGCTGAGCGAGCGCGACGCGGCCAAGCACAGGCTGGTGGTGCTGGTGAAGGACAATGGCGAGCCTCCGCTGTCTGCCACCGTCACGCTGCACGTGCTCCTGGTGGATGGCTTCTCCCAGCCCTACCTGCCGCTCCCGGAAGCGGCCCCGGACCAGGCCCAGGCCGACTCGCTCACCGTCTACTTGGTCATCGCCTTGGCCTCTGTGTCCTCGCTCTTCCTCTTCTCGGTGCTGCTGTTCGTGGTGGTGCGGCTGTGCAGGAGGAACAGGGCGGCCTCGGGGGGTCGCTGCTCGGGCCACTTTCCTGGTCATCTCGTGGATGTCAGCGGCACAGGGACCCTGTCCCAGAGCTACCAGTATGAGATATGTCTGACTGGGGGCTCCAGGACAAATGAGTTCAAGTTTCTGAAACCAATTATCCCCAAACTCCCTCCCCAGTGCCCTgggaaagaaacagaggaaaatcCTACCTTTCCCAGTAGCTTTGAGTTCAATATTCAGTGA
- the LOC123637886 gene encoding protocadherin beta-10, whose amino-acid sequence MRQAMEAREFCFPRQRQVLFLFLFWGVSLADSGFRRYWVTEETERGSFVVNLAKDLGLAEGELAARGTRVVSDDSKQHLLLDSHTWNLLTNEKLDREKLCGPTEPCLLYFQIVMDNPFQIYQAELRVRDINDHSPAFRNKEVVLKILENTAEGTAFRLERGQDSDGGLNGIQNYTINPNSFFHIKISDSDEGMIYPELVLDKALDREEQQELSLTLTALDGGSPPRSGTSTICIVVLDINDNAPQFAQALYEAQAPENSPVGSLIVKVSAEDVDTGVNAEVTYSFFDASEDIPTTFQINPFSGEIILREMLDYELVQSYKINIQAIDGGGLSARCMVLVQVLDTNDNPPELIISSLSNYVAENSPDVVLAIFRIKDRDSGKNGKTVCSIQDYLPFFLKPSVDNFYILMTEGALDRESQAEYNIIITVTDLGTPRLQTQQNITVLVSDVNDNAPAFTQTSYTLLVQENNSPALHIGSVSATDRDSGTNAQVTYSLLPPQDPHLPLASLVSINADNGHLFALRSLDYEALQAFEFRVGATDRGSPALSSEALVRVVVVDDNDNSPFVLYPLQNGSAPCTELVPRAAEAGYLVTKVVAVDGDSGQNAWLSFQLLKATEPGLFGVWAHNGEVRTARPLSERDAAKHRLVVLVKDNGEPPLSATVTLHVLLVDGFSQPYLPLPEAAPDQAQADSLTVYLVIALASVSSLFLFSVLLFVAVRLCRRDRAALGGRCSVPEGHFPGHLVDVSGTGTLSQSYQYEVCLMGGSETNEFKFLKPVIPDIQAQVPGRNSEENPIF is encoded by the coding sequence ATGAGGCAAGCCATGGAGGCTAGGGAGTTCTGCTTCCCAAGACAAAGGCAAgttctatttctctttctattttggGGAGTGTCCTTGGCAGATTCTGGGTTTAGACGTTATTGGGTaacagaggaaacagaaagagGATCATTTGTGGTCAATCTGGCAAAGGATCTGGGACTAGCGGAGGGAGAGCTGGCTGCAAGGGGAACCAGGGTGGTTTCTGATGATAGCAAACAACACCTGCTCCTGGATTCTCATACTTGGAATTTGCTCACAAATGAGAAACTGGACCGAGAGAAGCTATGCGGCCCCACAGAGCCCTGTCTGCTGTATTTCCAAATTGTAATGGATAACCCCTTTCAGATTTACCAGGCTGAACTGAGAGTCAGGGATATAAATGATCACTCACCAGCGTTTCGGAACAAAGAGGTGGtattaaaaatactagaaaatacaGCAGAAGGGACAGCATTTCGACTAGAAAGAGGACAAGATTCAGATGGAGGACTTAATGGAATCCAAAACTACACCATCAACCCCAACTCTTTTTTCCATATCAAAATTAGTGACAGTGATGAAGGTATGATATATCCAGAGCTGGTGTTGGACAAAGCGCTAGATCGGGAGGAACAACAGGAGCTCAGTTTAACCCTCACGGCTCTGGATGGCGGGTCTCCACCAAGATCTGGGACTTCCACTATATGTATAGTGGTCCTGGACATCAATGACAATGCCCCGCAGTTTGCTCAGGCACTCTATGAGGCCCAGGCTCCAGAAAACAGCCCTGTAGGGTCCCTTATTGTTAAAGTCTCCGCAGAAGATGTAGACACAGGAGTCAATGCTGAAGTAACCTATTCATTTTTTGATGCTTCTGAAGATATTCCAACAACTTTTCAAATTAATCCTTTTTCTGGGGAAATCATTCTCAGAGAGATGCTTGATTATGAATTAGTACAgtcttacaaaataaatatacaggcAATCGATGGTGGGGGTCTTTCTGCAAGATGTATGGTTTTGGTCCAGGTATTAGACACCAATGACAATCCTCCTGAACTCATCATATCATCACTTTCCAACTACGTTGCTGAGAACTCTCCTGACGTGGTACTGGCCATATTTAGGATTAAAGACAGAGACtctggaaaaaatggaaagacgGTTTGCTCCATTCAAGATTATCTGCCTTTCTTTCTGAAACCCTCTGTGGACAATTTTTACATCCTAATGACAGAAGGAGCGTTGGACAGAGAGAGCCAAGCTGAGTACAATATCATCATCACCGTCACTGACTTGGGGACACCCAGGTTGCAAACCCAGCAAAACATAACAGTGCTGGTCTCTGATGTCAATGACAACGCCCCTGCCTTCACTCAAACCTCCTACACCCTGTTGGTCCAAGAGAACAACAGCCCCGCCCTGCACATCGGCAGCGTCAGCGCCACAGACAGAGACTCGGGCACCAACGCCCAGGTCACCTACTCACTGCTGCCGCCCCAGGACCCACACCTGCCCCTCGCCTCCCTGGTCTCCATCAACGCGGACAACGGGCACCTGTTCGCCCTCAGGTCGCTGGACTACGAGGCCCTGCAGGCGTTCGAGTTCCGCGTGGGCGCCACAGACCGAGGCTCCCCTGCGCTGAGCAGCGAGGCGCTGGTGCGCGTGGTGGTGGTGGACGACAACGACAACTCGCCCTTCGTGCTGTACCCGCTGCAGAACGGCTCTGCGCCCTGCACCGAGCTGGTGCCCAGGGCGGCAGAGGCCGGCTACCTGGTGACCAAGGTGGTGGCGGTGGACGGAGACTCGGGCCAGAACGCCTGGCTGTCGTTCCAGCTGCTCAAGGCCACGGAGCCCGGGCTGTTCGGCGTGTGGGCGCACAATGGCGAGGTGCGCACCGCCAGGCCGCTGAGCGAGCGCGACGCGGCCAAGCACAGGCTGGTGGTGCTGGTGAAGGACAATGGCGAGCCTCCGCTGTCTGCCACCGTCACGCTGCACGTGCTCCTGGTGGATGGCTTCTCCCAGCCCTACCTGCCGCTCCCGGAAGCGGCCCCGGACCAGGCCCAGGCCGACTCGCTCACCGTCTACTTGGTCATCGCCTTGGCCTCTGTGTCCTCGCTCTTCCTCTTCTCGGTGCTGCTGTTCGTGGCGGTGCGGCTGTGCAGGAGGGACAGGGCGGCCTTGGGGGGTCGCTGCTCCGTGCCTGAGGGCCACTTTCCTGGCCATCTGGTAGATGTCAGTGGCACGGGGACCCTGTCCCAGAGCTACCAGTATGAGGTGTGTCTCATGGGTGGCTCCGAGACAAATGAGTTCAAATTCTTAAAGCCGGTTATCCCTGATATACAGGCACAGGTCCCTGGGAGGAACAGTGAAGAAAATCCCATCTTTTGA